The following coding sequences are from one Bradyrhizobium sp. 200 window:
- a CDS encoding branched-chain amino acid ABC transporter permease, translating into MSAELFSVFYQFADVFAFLILSAAGLAIVFGMMGVINMAHGEFIMCGAYVTVGLVKLGVPLAIAQALAAVTAGLIGVAVEYLVVRRFYKRPLDSLLATWGLSLIVTQSMLLIVGSSITGIGTPEGSFAIGDYTFSTYRLVLFACAVAVLIGLYVTFMKTRFGVMARATMQNAAMARALGARTGRIYAISFGIGAGLAGLCGALYAPTMTLIPTMGATFVVESFVTVVVGGANVLLGTAPAAVFLAMIRMALNASYGQIIGQIGMLFAVILIIRVLPEGISSVLVRRGR; encoded by the coding sequence ATGTCGGCTGAACTATTCTCGGTATTCTATCAGTTCGCCGACGTCTTTGCGTTTCTGATCCTTTCGGCGGCAGGCCTTGCCATCGTGTTCGGCATGATGGGCGTCATCAACATGGCGCACGGTGAATTCATCATGTGCGGCGCTTATGTGACCGTCGGACTGGTGAAACTCGGCGTGCCGCTTGCGATAGCCCAGGCGCTTGCTGCGGTGACAGCCGGATTGATCGGCGTTGCCGTCGAATACCTCGTGGTCCGGCGCTTCTACAAAAGGCCGCTGGATTCCTTGCTTGCGACCTGGGGCCTCAGCCTGATCGTCACGCAATCGATGCTGCTGATCGTGGGATCGTCGATTACGGGCATAGGCACGCCGGAGGGAAGCTTTGCGATCGGCGATTATACGTTCTCGACGTATCGCCTGGTGCTGTTCGCTTGTGCGGTTGCCGTTCTGATCGGTCTCTATGTGACGTTCATGAAGACGCGCTTCGGCGTGATGGCGCGCGCAACCATGCAGAACGCCGCGATGGCCAGGGCATTGGGTGCGCGCACGGGACGCATCTATGCGATCAGTTTCGGCATCGGTGCCGGGCTCGCGGGACTTTGTGGCGCGCTTTATGCGCCGACGATGACGTTGATTCCGACAATGGGCGCGACATTTGTGGTGGAGAGCTTTGTCACTGTCGTCGTCGGTGGCGCAAATGTTCTGCTCGGAACGGCGCCGGCTGCCGTGTTCCTGGCGATGATTCGAATGGCGCTGAATGCGAGCTATGGACAGATCATCGGCCAGATCGGCATGCTGTTTGCAGTCATCCTGATCATTCGCGTCCTGCCCGAAGGCATTTCCAGTGTGTTGGTCCGTCGTGGACGCTGA
- a CDS encoding urea ABC transporter substrate-binding protein has protein sequence MKSGHLLRTALLGAALGAALGAAQAAEPSLKIGLLEDVSGDLAFMGMPKLHGSQLAVEEINKKGGILGRQIELIHLDPQGDNARYQEFARRLLSRDKVDVLIGGITSASREAIRPIIDRTTTPYFYTNQYEGGVCDASMISMGAVPEQQFSTLIPWMVEKFGKKVYVIAADYNFGQISAEWNRKIMKDLGGEVVGEEFIPLGVSQFAQTIQNIQKAKPDWILTINVGAAQDSFFEQAAAAKLNLPMGSSIKVMLGFEHKRFKPPALNNMHATANWFEEIDTPEANDFKKRWRAKFADELYINDMGYNAYNALYMYKTLVEKAKSIKLEDMRKVIATGEACIDAPEGQVCIDPKSQHTSHRMRLISVGPQHEVKVEKDYGTIKPYWLGEIGCDLTKKNDKDQYTPSHLPKKS, from the coding sequence ATGAAATCAGGACATCTGCTCAGAACCGCGCTTCTTGGCGCCGCACTCGGGGCGGCATTGGGAGCCGCTCAGGCGGCCGAGCCGTCGTTGAAGATTGGTCTACTCGAAGACGTCTCCGGCGATCTGGCGTTCATGGGCATGCCGAAGCTTCACGGGTCGCAGCTTGCGGTCGAAGAGATCAACAAGAAGGGTGGCATTCTCGGACGGCAGATCGAGCTCATCCATCTAGATCCGCAGGGCGACAACGCCCGCTATCAGGAGTTTGCGCGACGTCTCCTCAGCCGCGACAAGGTCGATGTGCTGATCGGAGGCATAACTTCTGCTTCGCGCGAAGCCATCCGGCCGATTATCGACCGAACGACCACACCGTATTTCTATACAAACCAGTATGAAGGCGGCGTCTGCGATGCCAGCATGATCAGCATGGGAGCGGTGCCCGAGCAGCAGTTCTCGACGCTGATCCCTTGGATGGTCGAAAAGTTCGGCAAGAAGGTCTACGTCATCGCAGCCGACTACAATTTCGGTCAGATCTCGGCGGAGTGGAACCGGAAGATCATGAAGGACCTCGGCGGCGAGGTGGTCGGAGAGGAGTTCATCCCGCTTGGCGTTTCACAGTTTGCACAGACGATCCAGAACATCCAGAAGGCAAAGCCGGACTGGATTTTGACGATCAATGTCGGCGCCGCCCAGGACTCGTTCTTCGAGCAGGCGGCGGCTGCCAAGCTCAACCTGCCGATGGGCTCGTCGATCAAGGTCATGCTCGGCTTCGAACACAAGCGGTTCAAGCCGCCGGCGCTCAACAATATGCATGCGACCGCGAATTGGTTTGAGGAGATCGATACGCCTGAAGCCAACGATTTCAAAAAGCGCTGGCGCGCAAAGTTCGCCGATGAACTCTACATCAACGACATGGGCTACAACGCCTACAACGCCCTCTATATGTACAAGACGCTGGTCGAGAAAGCGAAGTCGATCAAGCTTGAGGACATGCGCAAGGTAATCGCGACAGGCGAAGCCTGCATCGATGCGCCCGAAGGCCAGGTCTGCATCGACCCGAAGAGCCAGCACACATCCCACCGCATGCGTTTGATCTCCGTTGGTCCCCAACATGAGGTCAAGGTCGAGAAGGACTACGGAACGATCAAGCCGTATTGGCTGGGTGAGATCGGTTGCGATTTGACCAAGAAGAATGACAAGGATCAGTACACGCCGAGTCATCTTCCCAAGAAATCGTGA
- a CDS encoding acetamidase/formamidase family protein, which yields MKAEDWLKGSIMAKRAVAKGAAGERHSLTIEQQGSFHYVYGPYAKPTLSIDPGGVVVVETEDAFGGALTSESDSPTAKLNFPYLNPQCGPIAVKGAKKGDCLAVYIHDVETRGEQPAGTTCIIPEFGGLVGTSSTAMLNPPLPERVRKLHVDRNGVRWNDKITLPYEPFIGTIGVSPEIEAISSLQPDYHGGNMDLPDVAPGAVLYLPVHTEGGMLYVGDCHATQGDGELSGVALEQRATVTLQVDLIKNWSFAWPRLETRDFIMTIGSARPLEDAARIAYRELTRWMAADYGFDEIDAYMLLSQAGRMRLGNMVDPKYTMGASILKSYLKP from the coding sequence ATGAAAGCAGAAGATTGGCTGAAGGGTTCCATCATGGCGAAGCGGGCCGTCGCAAAAGGCGCGGCCGGCGAACGCCATAGCTTGACGATCGAGCAGCAGGGAAGCTTTCACTACGTCTACGGGCCCTACGCGAAGCCGACTTTGTCGATCGATCCCGGAGGGGTCGTTGTGGTCGAAACCGAGGACGCTTTCGGGGGCGCGCTCACGAGCGAGAGCGATAGCCCCACGGCGAAGCTGAACTTTCCGTACCTGAACCCGCAATGCGGTCCGATTGCGGTCAAAGGCGCCAAGAAGGGCGATTGCCTCGCGGTCTATATCCATGACGTCGAGACGCGCGGCGAACAGCCGGCCGGGACGACCTGCATCATCCCTGAGTTTGGCGGGCTCGTCGGGACCAGCTCCACGGCGATGCTAAACCCGCCACTGCCCGAACGTGTCCGAAAGCTGCATGTCGATCGGAACGGCGTACGCTGGAACGACAAGATCACGCTGCCTTATGAGCCATTCATCGGCACGATCGGTGTGTCGCCCGAGATCGAGGCGATCTCTTCGCTCCAGCCGGACTATCACGGCGGCAACATGGACCTGCCCGACGTCGCGCCGGGCGCCGTCCTGTATCTACCCGTGCATACCGAGGGAGGGATGCTCTACGTCGGCGACTGCCATGCCACGCAGGGCGACGGCGAACTCTCAGGTGTGGCGCTCGAACAGCGCGCGACGGTGACGCTTCAGGTCGATCTGATCAAGAACTGGAGCTTCGCCTGGCCGCGGCTCGAGACCCGCGACTTCATCATGACGATCGGCAGCGCGCGTCCGCTCGAGGACGCCGCCCGCATCGCCTATCGCGAGCTTACGCGATGGATGGCCGCCGATTACGGCTTCGACGAGATCGACGCGTACATGCTGCTCAGCCAAGCCGGCCGTATGCGGCTCGGCAACATGGTCGACCCAAAATACACGATGGGTGCGTCGATCCTGAAAAGCTACCTCAAGCCGTGA
- a CDS encoding amidase, with amino-acid sequence MSATDLHYLGLVEVGQKVHAKKLSPVEITKAMLDRIERLDDKLKSYAYVMAESALAQAATAEKEIASGKIKGPLHGVPVAIKDLCWAKGAPAAHGMTIHHDFRPAEDATVVARLKDAGAIILGKLQQTEGAYADHHPKIDPPKNPWNPELWPGASSSGSGSATAAGLCFGSLGTDTGGSIRFPSAANGITGLKPTWGRVSRYGAFELAATLDHIGPMARNAVDCGAMLGAIAGQDAKDTTTVPLPVPDYLAGLSGDLRGVTIGVDRRWTSEGTDEAASRVLAEGLRAAADLGAKITEITFPDPKLVIDDWFPLCGIEAAVAHEETYPSRKDEYGPGLAGLLDLGLAQSGTDYQKIVLRREAFRGAVRLLFETVDLIAVPAQAFAAPTLAKMSALGEDASLIAGLLRFTCPFDMTGSPTITLPGGFAPNGGPVAFQFVGRHFDEAGLVRAGDAFQRVTDWHTRHPAL; translated from the coding sequence ATGTCGGCAACGGATCTTCACTATCTCGGGCTGGTCGAGGTCGGCCAGAAAGTTCATGCGAAGAAGCTGTCGCCCGTTGAAATTACCAAGGCGATGCTCGATCGGATCGAGCGTCTAGACGATAAGCTCAAGAGCTATGCCTATGTCATGGCTGAGTCCGCCCTTGCTCAGGCGGCGACGGCCGAAAAGGAAATCGCTTCTGGAAAGATCAAGGGACCGCTGCATGGCGTGCCGGTCGCGATCAAGGATCTCTGTTGGGCCAAGGGGGCACCAGCGGCCCATGGCATGACCATCCATCACGACTTCCGACCGGCGGAGGATGCTACGGTCGTTGCCCGCCTGAAGGACGCGGGCGCGATCATTCTCGGCAAGCTGCAGCAGACCGAAGGCGCCTATGCCGACCATCACCCGAAAATCGACCCGCCGAAAAATCCATGGAATCCCGAATTGTGGCCGGGAGCCTCGTCGAGTGGTTCAGGTTCAGCTACCGCCGCCGGCCTCTGTTTCGGGTCGCTGGGAACCGACACTGGCGGATCGATCCGGTTTCCGTCCGCGGCCAACGGCATTACGGGGCTGAAGCCGACTTGGGGACGGGTGAGCCGTTACGGCGCGTTCGAACTCGCGGCCACGCTGGATCACATCGGACCGATGGCCCGCAACGCGGTCGATTGTGGTGCAATGCTGGGAGCGATCGCTGGCCAAGACGCAAAGGATACGACCACGGTTCCATTGCCCGTGCCGGATTATCTCGCGGGTCTCTCTGGCGACCTGCGGGGAGTTACGATCGGCGTCGACCGACGCTGGACCAGCGAGGGCACAGACGAGGCCGCCAGCAGGGTCCTTGCCGAAGGCCTGCGAGCCGCAGCGGATTTGGGTGCGAAGATCACCGAGATCACGTTTCCAGATCCCAAATTGGTGATCGACGATTGGTTTCCACTTTGCGGCATCGAAGCCGCCGTTGCGCACGAGGAAACCTATCCCTCGCGCAAGGACGAGTACGGTCCCGGGCTTGCGGGACTGCTCGACCTTGGCCTTGCGCAATCCGGCACCGATTATCAGAAGATCGTGCTGCGGCGCGAAGCGTTTCGCGGCGCAGTGCGGCTTCTATTCGAGACGGTCGATCTCATCGCTGTGCCGGCCCAGGCCTTCGCCGCGCCTACGCTCGCCAAGATGTCTGCGCTCGGCGAAGACGCGTCGCTCATAGCCGGATTGCTGCGCTTTACCTGTCCGTTCGACATGACCGGAAGCCCGACCATTACGCTTCCTGGCGGCTTCGCCCCGAACGGTGGTCCAGTCGCCTTCCAGTTCGTCGGCCGCCATTTCGATGAAGCGGGTCTCGTCCGTGCCGGCGACGCGTTTCAGCGCGTCACGGACTGGCACACGCGTCATCCGGCTCTCTGA
- a CDS encoding transporter substrate-binding domain-containing protein has product MTKPYIPVGIVCSQSGPYQAMGREILKSALMAVDEINHSSDFDFKLAAHVRDPHGVIAEYHTVCDDLIRNTGVEHIIGCYTSASRKQVLPIVERTDRLLWYPARYEGFECSDNVIYVGASPNHNVLPLVRYVLDNISRHFFCVGSNYVWTWETNRVTRELVTAAQGSILAERLLELGESAVEHIVDEIVRRKPPVVFNTLVGSSSYDFIRAFNSATTAAGLDIPMLSCSLCEPELKIVGPASAGCITSSAYFESIQLPENRAFVERWKACHGETSSPSVDGQSAYVAVYLLARALKRAGTSNIGEVRRAAIGNRYNSPQGPVWIDGDNNHCVLTPRLAVSNAQGQFDIFWEADAPVKPDPYLSQLDVDVRPSRGGSSLDTPHLRIVK; this is encoded by the coding sequence ATGACGAAACCGTACATACCCGTAGGTATTGTTTGCTCGCAATCTGGCCCCTACCAGGCCATGGGACGCGAGATCCTCAAGAGCGCCTTGATGGCCGTCGACGAGATCAACCACAGCTCTGATTTCGATTTCAAGCTCGCGGCCCACGTTCGCGATCCTCATGGCGTGATCGCGGAGTATCACACGGTCTGTGACGACCTCATCCGCAATACTGGCGTCGAACATATCATCGGCTGCTACACATCGGCATCGCGCAAGCAAGTGCTGCCAATCGTCGAGCGTACCGATCGCTTGCTGTGGTATCCCGCCCGGTATGAGGGCTTTGAGTGTTCCGACAATGTCATCTATGTCGGCGCATCACCCAACCACAACGTCCTGCCGCTCGTGCGCTATGTGCTCGACAACATCTCGCGCCATTTCTTTTGCGTCGGTTCCAACTATGTATGGACATGGGAAACAAACCGCGTCACGCGCGAACTGGTGACGGCGGCGCAGGGAAGCATTCTGGCAGAGCGTCTGCTCGAGTTGGGCGAAAGTGCCGTCGAGCATATTGTCGATGAAATCGTACGCCGCAAACCGCCCGTTGTTTTCAACACCCTCGTCGGCAGTTCAAGCTACGACTTCATTCGCGCCTTTAACTCAGCCACCACGGCTGCCGGTCTCGACATTCCAATGCTAAGTTGTAGTCTCTGCGAGCCTGAGCTCAAGATCGTCGGACCGGCGTCTGCCGGGTGCATCACGTCGTCAGCCTACTTTGAAAGCATCCAACTGCCCGAGAACCGCGCTTTCGTCGAGCGCTGGAAGGCATGTCACGGCGAGACCAGTAGCCCCTCCGTCGACGGGCAGTCGGCTTACGTCGCCGTCTATCTGCTTGCACGCGCGCTCAAGCGGGCCGGTACATCCAACATTGGCGAGGTGCGGCGTGCTGCTATTGGCAATCGCTACAATTCGCCGCAGGGGCCGGTCTGGATCGATGGCGACAACAACCATTGCGTCCTTACGCCGCGCCTGGCGGTCTCAAATGCGCAAGGTCAGTTTGACATTTTCTGGGAGGCCGACGCTCCCGTAAAACCGGATCCTTATCTATCGCAGCTCGACGTCGACGTCCGCCCTTCGCGGGGCGGATCGTCGCTGGATACGCCCCACTTGCGGATCGTGAAATGA
- a CDS encoding ANTAR domain-containing protein: MSKPSSFSLRGRKALVAIKDDRDLSIVRRQFERLGIEIDSGELDSAPERRADVTLIDDEFLPLNPTMKRTLLGGGPIIALLGTETPSRLKLLLELDPASFLVKPLRSAGIYAALVLALERAERTNELKQQVVKLEERLRSRRIVLAAVLQVMHSHAIAEPAAFALIRRAAMEQRKTIEQMSAEIAAKGSLPRATG; encoded by the coding sequence ATGAGCAAACCGTCTTCATTTTCTCTCCGCGGCCGCAAGGCCCTGGTCGCCATCAAGGACGACCGCGATCTGTCGATCGTGCGGCGCCAGTTCGAGCGTCTCGGTATCGAGATCGACAGTGGGGAGCTCGATAGTGCACCGGAACGCCGTGCGGACGTGACCCTGATTGACGACGAATTCCTGCCACTGAACCCGACCATGAAGCGCACCCTTCTTGGAGGGGGCCCCATCATCGCGCTGCTGGGTACGGAAACGCCTAGCCGACTGAAGCTCCTGCTCGAACTCGACCCGGCGTCGTTCCTGGTTAAGCCATTGCGTTCGGCCGGCATATACGCGGCGCTGGTGCTGGCTTTAGAGCGGGCTGAGCGCACCAACGAGCTGAAGCAACAGGTGGTCAAGCTTGAGGAGCGCCTTCGCTCGCGCCGCATCGTGCTGGCGGCCGTCCTTCAGGTGATGCACTCGCACGCAATCGCCGAGCCGGCCGCTTTCGCGCTGATCCGACGCGCTGCCATGGAACAGCGAAAGACGATCGAGCAGATGTCAGCAGAGATCGCTGCGAAAGGCAGCTTGCCTCGCGCTACCGGATAG
- a CDS encoding putative quinol monooxygenase: protein MLSITAIIRAKKGEEAVMRKALLEVARDVRANEPTTVGYHVSQDTSDSCIFTTYERYVDQAAMDRHNNSEAVARFFAIAKPILDGGVTLVTGAEISAESND from the coding sequence ATGTTGAGCATTACCGCGATCATCCGGGCAAAAAAAGGCGAGGAAGCCGTCATGCGAAAGGCTTTACTGGAAGTGGCCAGGGACGTACGCGCGAACGAGCCGACCACCGTCGGCTACCATGTATCGCAGGACACCTCGGATTCATGCATATTCACGACCTACGAGCGCTATGTGGATCAGGCCGCAATGGACCGGCACAACAATTCCGAAGCAGTCGCCCGTTTCTTCGCTATCGCGAAGCCTATTCTTGATGGTGGAGTGACGCTCGTGACTGGCGCCGAAATTTCTGCGGAGTCGAACGATTAG
- a CDS encoding long-chain-fatty-acid--CoA ligase — MNSVSPLWPVGEPWQLPMPDGTLYHALARAAYQRPRHPATAFYGATLSYAELHYRVDAMAGFLQHVCGVKRGDRVLIALQNSPQYVIAYYAVMRADAVIVPVNPMNKTEEIVYLAADSGATVAIVGSELCKIFAPLLGTVLSHAVAANYREEVPTDTPYALPACVTQPNEPPRSPGWFRWREAIAQAQSPTPMTAAPDDLMIMPYTSGTTGIPKACMHTHRSALFTAVLQARWYRLDHDDVMTGFMPLFHVAGMQGSMNAAIVAGATLVLMARWDKDLIPDLFEAHGVTFWNAAPTMIVDVLASTGFRDGSFARLKVLTGGGATMPAAVAERLKIRFNLDYIEGYGMTETMSPTHLNPLAAPKRQCLGIAVHETDARVINPDTLEELGDGAVGEIIVHGPQVLQGYWNKPDADVSAFIQRDGKRFLRTGDLGYRDAEGYFFAVDRLKRMINVSGFKVWPAEVEAMMYEHPAIRECCVISSPDGYRGETVKALVAIHEAARPTIRPEDILSWSRDRMASYKAPRSVVLVDSLPRTESNKISWRLLQDAEWNQ; from the coding sequence ATGAACAGCGTGTCTCCACTCTGGCCGGTTGGCGAACCTTGGCAGCTACCGATGCCTGACGGCACGCTCTACCATGCGCTGGCGCGCGCTGCGTATCAGCGCCCCCGTCATCCGGCAACCGCCTTCTATGGAGCGACGCTGAGCTATGCCGAATTGCACTATCGCGTCGATGCGATGGCGGGCTTTCTGCAACATGTGTGCGGCGTCAAACGGGGCGATCGGGTTTTGATCGCGCTGCAGAACTCGCCGCAATATGTGATCGCGTATTACGCAGTGATGCGGGCGGACGCGGTGATCGTGCCGGTCAATCCGATGAACAAGACCGAGGAAATCGTCTATCTCGCCGCCGACAGCGGGGCGACCGTGGCGATTGTCGGCAGCGAGTTGTGCAAAATATTCGCGCCGCTGCTGGGAACGGTGCTCTCGCATGCCGTGGCCGCAAACTATCGCGAAGAAGTGCCGACGGACACGCCCTATGCCTTGCCTGCCTGCGTGACGCAACCAAACGAACCGCCGCGTTCACCGGGATGGTTCCGCTGGCGGGAAGCCATCGCTCAGGCGCAATCGCCGACGCCAATGACCGCAGCGCCGGACGATCTCATGATCATGCCGTACACATCCGGCACCACAGGCATACCGAAGGCCTGCATGCATACCCATCGCAGTGCGTTGTTCACCGCGGTCCTTCAGGCGCGCTGGTACAGGCTCGACCACGACGATGTCATGACCGGCTTCATGCCGCTGTTCCACGTCGCCGGAATGCAGGGGTCGATGAACGCCGCCATCGTCGCCGGCGCAACGCTTGTACTGATGGCCCGATGGGACAAGGATCTGATCCCGGATCTGTTCGAGGCGCATGGCGTGACGTTCTGGAACGCCGCGCCGACGATGATCGTTGACGTTCTGGCCAGTACAGGGTTTCGTGACGGCAGTTTCGCGCGGCTGAAGGTTCTGACTGGCGGCGGCGCAACGATGCCTGCCGCGGTCGCCGAGCGGCTGAAAATCCGTTTCAACCTCGATTACATCGAGGGATACGGTATGACGGAGACGATGTCGCCGACTCATCTCAATCCACTCGCCGCGCCGAAGCGTCAATGTCTCGGCATTGCCGTGCATGAGACCGATGCGCGGGTGATTAATCCCGATACGCTGGAGGAACTGGGTGACGGCGCCGTGGGTGAAATTATCGTGCACGGGCCGCAGGTGCTGCAGGGCTATTGGAACAAGCCTGATGCCGACGTCAGCGCCTTCATCCAGCGCGATGGCAAGCGCTTTCTGCGGACCGGCGACCTCGGTTACCGCGACGCTGAGGGTTATTTCTTCGCAGTCGACCGGTTAAAGCGGATGATCAACGTTAGCGGCTTCAAGGTCTGGCCGGCCGAGGTGGAGGCGATGATGTACGAGCATCCCGCCATCAGGGAATGCTGCGTGATCTCTTCGCCTGATGGCTATCGGGGAGAAACCGTGAAGGCATTGGTGGCGATACACGAGGCCGCGAGGCCGACAATCCGTCCGGAAGATATCCTGTCCTGGTCACGCGACAGGATGGCGAGCTACAAGGCGCCCCGTTCGGTGGTCCTGGTCGACAGCCTGCCACGCACCGAGAGCAACAAGATTAGCTGGCGGCTCCTGCAGGATGCAGAGTGGAATCAGTGA
- a CDS encoding aminotransferase class III-fold pyridoxal phosphate-dependent enzyme, giving the protein MSRLLRTGLNVGDSAPLTVVGGEGVYFHLEDGRRLIDGSNTGGGLGHRHPAMVEAIRRAADTPVVNEGWTWIGREQAADDLIRTAFEGEEDWVGAVRFCISGSEANDMALSLCQALTQRTALATRERAYHGLVGLSRSMTVQPQWHGGLAVHAGGSQLPAAMAPVRILPAPDGAIYGAPPNNPSAKQYLADAASTLADTAATIIDYTQGGIYYDAEYQDQLALRAREAGSVWIADEVVTGAGRAGRWFAFQGAESRPDIVTLGKSLGGGAAAVAAVVVSKAIVERLKGKSWQNYGTLRGHPISMAAISAYLRVVTGEDILSRVRQLEGLFTQRLLEIARRHPSVRRVAGQGLHWTIELHGPDWRTWRADTLEDPVASRVALRALEAGAVIGTSGEQTSLFLAPPLVISGDESHQLLDALDHGLQIADEEHERHATSSHSR; this is encoded by the coding sequence ATGAGTAGACTTTTGCGGACCGGCCTGAACGTAGGCGATAGCGCACCGCTTACCGTCGTCGGGGGCGAGGGGGTCTATTTCCATCTCGAGGATGGCCGTCGACTGATCGACGGAAGCAATACCGGCGGCGGCCTCGGTCATCGGCATCCGGCGATGGTGGAAGCGATCCGTCGTGCCGCGGATACGCCCGTCGTGAACGAAGGCTGGACCTGGATCGGGCGTGAGCAAGCCGCTGACGATTTGATCCGAACTGCTTTCGAGGGAGAAGAGGACTGGGTCGGGGCTGTCCGCTTCTGCATCAGCGGAAGCGAGGCGAACGATATGGCGCTCTCGCTCTGCCAGGCACTGACACAGCGCACGGCGCTGGCTACCCGAGAACGCGCCTATCACGGCCTTGTCGGTCTGTCCCGCAGCATGACCGTGCAGCCGCAATGGCATGGCGGGCTCGCGGTGCATGCCGGTGGCTCGCAACTCCCTGCGGCCATGGCGCCGGTTCGTATTCTGCCCGCGCCTGATGGCGCGATCTACGGTGCGCCTCCGAACAATCCGTCGGCGAAACAATATCTTGCTGACGCCGCAAGCACGCTTGCGGATACCGCCGCAACGATTATCGACTATACGCAAGGCGGCATTTACTACGACGCCGAGTATCAGGACCAGCTTGCGCTGCGGGCCCGCGAAGCCGGATCGGTCTGGATCGCCGACGAAGTGGTGACCGGCGCGGGGCGGGCGGGGCGATGGTTCGCGTTTCAAGGCGCCGAAAGCCGCCCGGATATCGTGACGCTCGGCAAATCGCTGGGGGGCGGCGCTGCGGCGGTCGCGGCGGTTGTGGTCTCGAAAGCCATCGTCGAGCGCCTCAAGGGCAAGAGTTGGCAGAACTACGGAACGTTGCGTGGTCATCCGATCAGCATGGCCGCCATCAGTGCCTACCTTCGCGTGGTCACCGGCGAAGATATCCTCTCCCGGGTACGGCAGCTCGAAGGACTATTCACTCAGCGTCTGCTCGAGATCGCCCGGCGGCATCCGAGTGTAAGACGCGTGGCGGGACAGGGCCTGCATTGGACCATCGAGCTGCATGGACCGGACTGGCGAACGTGGCGCGCCGACACCCTCGAGGATCCTGTCGCTTCCCGCGTGGCGTTGCGTGCATTGGAGGCGGGCGCCGTCATCGGAACCAGCGGCGAACAGACCTCGTTGTTCCTTGCGCCACCTCTGGTGATCTCAGGCGATGAATCCCATCAGTTGCTCGATGCGCTCGATCACGGCCTGCAGATTGCCGACGAGGAGCACGAACGGCATGCCACGTCGAGCCACAGCCGATAG